From Mauremys mutica isolate MM-2020 ecotype Southern chromosome 15, ASM2049712v1, whole genome shotgun sequence, one genomic window encodes:
- the LOC123349759 gene encoding 60S ribosomal protein L18: MGVDIRHNKDRKVRRTEPKSQDIYLRLLVKLYRFLARRTNSRFNKVVLKRLFMSRTNRPPLALSRMIRKMKLPGRDNKTAVVVGTVTDDIRIHDIPKLKVCALRVTKGARSRILKAGGQIMTFDQLAMAAPKGQGTVLLSGPRKGRQVYRHFGKAPGTPHSHTKPYVRSKGRKFERARGRRASRGYKN, translated from the exons ATG GGTGTCGATATCCGACACAACAAGGACCGCAAAGTTCGCCGCACAGAGCCCAAGAGCCAGGACATCTACCTGCGCCTGCTGGTCAAG CTGTACCGGTTCCTGGCCCGTCGCACCAACTCCCGCTTCAACAAGGTCGTCCTGAAACGCCTCTTCATGAGCCGCACCAACCGCCCGCCGCTCGCCCTCTCCCGCATG atCCGCAAGATGAAGCTCCCGGGGCGGGATAACAAGACGGCCGTGGTGGTGGGAACCGTCACCGACGACATCCGCATCCACGACATCCCCAAGCTGAAG GTCTGTGCCCTGCGGGTCACCAAAGGAGCCCGCAGTCGCATCCTGAAGGCAGGGGGTCAGATCATGACCTTTGACCAGCTGGCCATGGCAGCCCCCAAAGGACAGGGCACCGTGCTGCTCTCGG GGCCCAGGAAGGGACGGCAGGTGTACCGGCACTTCGGCAAGGCCCCCGGCACCCCCCACAGTCACACCAA gcCCTACGTGCGCTCCAAGGGGCGGAAGTTCGAGCGGGCCCGGGGCCGCCGCGCCAGCCGGGGCTACAAGAACTAA